From the genome of Henningerozyma blattae CBS 6284 chromosome 8, complete genome:
TTGGTAAAATAGGTAAAACATGTTTTgaacaattaattttacaaaataagaAAGAATTGAATGATGAACAATGGGGAAAAATTggtgatatttttattaaattatttaaattaactACTGCacatgaattatttgatgaagatcCATTAGGTCTTAAGAAAAAggtaaaagaagaagatgtaGAACAGAATTTGGAGAAAGCTCGATCGAATGATCAACGTGAAGAAAAGGTTGAGGAGAAATCTGAAGAGAAAATTGATGATCAGAAGGAAGATGAAACAGAACAGTCTAATCAAACTAAGTCAACCCAAACTGACAAAGAAGTTTCCAATGAAGAATCAAACTTACAAGAAAAATCAGCTGAAGCTAAACaagataaattagatgGAACTAACTCAAATGAAGAGAATTCCACTCAATTGAAACAAGTTTCCAAACTCAAAGATAAACAACCTTCCAAATCGAAAGAATTAGAAGTGAAAATTCGCAAAAGTTTACAATTGACTCATCGCAAGAATAGTGATAGTGTAGAAATAGCCAATGGTGAACGTACTGCTATTAAATTAGATGAAGTGATCAAGAAagtgaatttgaaaaattctatCATTATGAAATGTGTATTgcatttattattgatcGAATTAATCAATGATGTATTTGAACATAAAGAAATCTTCCAATATATGCCTTTCAAAGAAGAACATAAAATCATGGTCggtttaaaaaaatcttttgaattttctcATGAATTCAATAacaatgataaattaagaCAAAGACTGGTCAATAACCGTATTTTGAACAAATTACCAAACTTATTAAGGCAAGAAACAAGTTCCAGTTTAACactaatcaaaatattgttcaAACTATATGCTTATCAtgatgaattgaaattatctaaaaatgAAACGGAAAATGAAATGGAGAAAGATATCAATACCAATGGCAATTTGAATCTCCATATCAATTTAAAGAAGGAACAATTAGCTGATTCTTTGATGGAAATCAGTCGGATGATCTTAAACACTTATATCCAATTGGACGAGCAAACGATGATCAAGAGTGTAAGAACATGGAAACCTGTCATTGTGACAATCATTAACGGTTATAACAAATTCAACGAGATAGATTTCAAACAACACTCCTACGAGATGTACAACTATGTGTTACAAATCATGGACAAAGATATGTCCAACGAAATGAATCAAGCCGTAAAGGAATTCTTGAAGACTGTGgggaatatatatatgtaaaacagtatttataaaacaatatacaaaaaaaaataacgttttgcattatttcaatataaaGGATAATAACACCTATCCATTATCCTTTCAATTCCCTATATTATACTAGAATatactttaattaatatctttttgtgtcattttaataatgttcATAATCTGATAAAAAGTaactaaagaaaaatagataaaaataatattaaagcaTTAGTGACGCCATATCAGATGCCTTAGGCACAAACTCGCAGGCACGTGATATACGGCGTGACCGTAAATTCCGTGTGTGGCTTTCACACTTTCCATACGGCCGACCaggaaaaaataaaataggaGACGCGTAAAAAGAGTCATCGCCGAAAAGAGGCCGGAACGCGTCGCCTGTATCGGCATTGTCAAGAATGGTCACGTGTATGAATGGGAgattctaaatttaaatatgtaTGAGAGAATATAGTAGTAGTAGCAGTAGTAACAAATAATAGGggtaaatttgaataattgcTACTACAGATAGATTCATTTGGATGCATGCAGTGTGATGAATAATTCCTTCAAGATTTACTGTCATATTTTCAGATTGTTGTCGTCTCGGCTTGCTGCCAATTCATATACTTTACATACAGAAATGTCGAGTAAGATTCTTGTAAgagattttaaagaaagTGTAATTCTTAAACAGTATATCTTTCACAATGCCAAtgtaaatttgaaatatgaaaattaaCATTGAAACTGCgaatatatgaaaaaaaaaataaaaattcatgaTCTTAGATATTGTGAATTATTTTCTCgtaaaaagtatttttcCTCGTACAAAAATTTCGGTAATTTCCGCCTAATTTAACGTCAAATTTCCAGAAAATTAACTTTAAATTTCGGTAAGCATAGGGAAAAAACTCTATTGAATTTAACACGAAATttacaaaacaaaacaaagtttgaaaaaacttgaaaatatataaaaagtttcaattgacaataaataaataaataagaaacaaaaaaaaaaataataatacgaATAAAcgtattagaaaaaaaataaaccaCCACTAGAAACCATTGTTACCGAATAATATGACAATGGAACATAAGATAGTACGTGAGGCTCATGAAGTCAAACCAATTCATGCTCCAGACCATTTCTATAAATCACAACCTAGCCCAGGGTTTGTTGATTCCATGGAACAATACTTAGAAATGTATAATgaatctattaataatccagaaaaattctttgaaaaGATGGCTTATGACCATTTGGATTGGTTTAGAAACTTTACCGATGTCAAGTATGGCTCTTTTGAAAACGGCGACGTTGCTTGGTTCCTAAATGGTGAGTTAAACGCTTCTTATAATTGTATTGACAGACATGCTATTAAGAACCCTAATAAAACAGCTTTGATTTACGAAGCTGACGATGAAAAGGAAAATCAAATCATCACCTATGGTGATTTATTGAAACAGGTGTCCCAAGTTGCAGGTGTTTTGAAAAGCTGGGGGGTGAAAAAAGGGGACACTGTTGCCGTATATTTGCCAATGATACCTGCAGCAGTCATTGCCATGTTAGCTATTGTTAGATTGGGTGCCATCCACTCTGTAGTATTTGCTGGGTTTTCTGCAGGTTCCTTAAAAGATCGTGTTGTTGATGCAGGCTGTAAAGTTGTTATTACTTGTGATGAAGGTAAGAGAGGTGGTAAAAGTATCAATACTAAGAAAATCGTCGATGAAGGGTTAAACGGCGTTGATTCTGTAGCCAAGATCTTGGTCTTCCAAAGAACTGCAAATTCAGGCATACCAATGAAAGCAGGTAGAGATTTCTGGTGGCatgaagaaataattaaacaaagaaattatttaccACCAGTACCATGCAACTCTGAAGATCCTTTATTCCTTCTATATACTTCTGGTTCTACTGGTGCTCCAAAGGGTATTGTTCATACTACAGGTGGTTATCTATTAGGTGCTGCTTTAACTACTAAATATGTTTTTGATATTCATCCAGAAGATACTTTATTTACTGCTGGTGATGTAGGTTGGATTACTGGTCATACATATGCTTTATACGGTCCTTTATTATTGGGTTGTTCAAGTATTATTTTCGAATCCACTCCTGGTTACCCAGATTATGGTAGATATTGGAGAATCGTAGAACGTCATAGAGCTACTCATTTCTATGTAGCACCAACTGCATTAAGATTAATTAAAAGAGTAGGTGAAAATGAAATCGGTAAATATGATACATCATCTCTACGTGTCTTAGGTTCTGTTGGTGAACCAATCTCTCCAGATCTATGGGAATGGTACCATGAAAAGATTGGGAACAAGAATTGTGTGGTTTGTGATACTATGTGGCAAACGGAATCTGGTTCTCATTTGATTGCCCCATTAGCTGGTGGTGTTCCAACAAAACCAGGTTCTGCTACAGTCCCATTCTTTGGTATCGACGCTTGTATCATTGACCCTGTATCAGGTAAAGAAATGAAAGGAAATGATGTAGCTGGTGTCTTGGCTGTTAGAAGTCCATGGCCTTCCATGGCAAGATCCGTCTACAATGATCATAACCGTTATATCGAAACTTATTTGAAACCTTACCCAGGTTTCTACTTCACTGGTGATGGTGCCGGTAGAGATCATGATGGTTACTATTGGATTAGAGGTAGAGTTGATGATGTGGTTAATGTTTCTGGCCATAGATTATCGACAGCTGAAATTGAAGCATCATTATCTGAACACGAACATGTCTCAGAAACCGCTGTTGTTGGTATTCCAGATGAATTGACAGGTCAAACTGTTGTAGCATTCGTCACATTAAAAGAAGGATtcttaaatgaaaatgccGATATTGGTGATCCAAACCATTTAACATCTGAACAACTACGTAGAGAATTGATTCTGCAAGTCAGAGGAGAAATTGGTCCATTTGCCGCTCcaaagattattattttggttAGGGATTTACCAAAGACAAGATCTGGTAAGATAATGAGAAGAGTACTAAGAAAAGTTTCATCCAATGAAGCCGACCAATTAGGTGATATGTCCACATTGGCCAACCCTGAGATTGTTCCAGCTATCATTAATGCAGTGGAAACTCAATATTTTgcattgaagaagaagtaaTTTTTTGCTGCTACgagtatatttttttattgacatttatacaaatattttctgaTCCAGTTATCATAATGTGTGCTCTTCATTactttgataattttattatttctgcTTTTAGAATGACAAGATAACAGATACAATTACAACCTCCCCACCCCTCCCCACTTCTGattaaaattaacaatcaaataaacattacttatatatatatatatacattaactttttttttttttttttgattttttttttacatttttttgcgggtaataaatcaattataaCAATACAAATGAAcatattctttaattaattgttactaaactaatatataaataaattatatatagatatatttttacaatttaatatattatgtTAAACAATTGTTTCCTAATTGCTTCTCATCCCGTTGAAATCGACGAGGCTTACATTCTTGTAAACCTAAATGCCCTTTATAAAATAGCCCCgcttttaatttataacCCCGCTCGGCTTACGGCCTTCCGGCGCCAAGCAGTCACAGATTCTGCTTCTCCGCAAAATTTCGTACGAGATACGGCAAAACGTTTATCTCCTCGAATTGGAttgataagaaaaaaaagaaaggaaCGGGCTTAAATTGATACAACAGGAAAGTTTCATATTGCTTGGAGTTGAGTTGAAATACGAGATGCTCGAATGTTGTAAATAAGTAATTAGAATGAAGGATCTGTTTGAGCTCTTGacacaaaaaatatttgttagATGTAgtaaatattctaattgattgaaaaattggccaagaaattttaatgataaagtAGTATACCATCATTGTATAAACCAACGAAacataatttgaaattcatTCCTTCAATCATGTCTTCTATGTCGTTAGGCACCGCCATTTATGTTGCTGTCAAGCCTAttcttaaaatttatacaattatattcgttGGGTTTCTCTTGGCGAAATATGATATTGTCGATATGCATACTGCACGAGGGATATCCAATATGGTTGTTAACGCAATTTTACCTTGTTTAACTTTTAATAAGATAGTTTCTAATATATCATGGCATGATATAAAAGAGATCGGAGTCATTGCATTATCTggtattatattatttactgCAGGTACGGCATTTGCACTACTAATAAACTATGGTACAAGAGCTCCAAAAGCTTGGTTTTGGGGGTTGATATTCACAGGATTATTTCCTAACATTTCAGATTTACCTATTGCATATACCCaaagtttaaataatggGACTGTTTTCACAGAGGAACAATCAAATAAAGGGGTTGCGTATAGTTGTATCTTTTTAGCAGTTCAAAGTTTTTTACAAATGAATTTTGGACTTTGGAGAATGGTAggatttgattttaaatcaaatggtaatgaaaataataatgaaaattccAATGAGAATAGAAATGAAGATTCAGATACTATAAAGGGTAGCGATGATGAATTGGAAGCAAAAAAACgagatttattttatattgatgaaaattctttatataaTGATTCTTCAAGAATTCctacaaatattttggaaaaagaTGAAAGTCATAATACGGAAGAGATGGTTTCTGATACTAATAGTCTTGAGACTGAAAGTATTGATTCTCATTCAAATACCTTAACAAGACAACAATTTCTGAATATGAGACCTATAGAATATGCACATTTTAGAACCAGCTCAGATATGAATGTTTATAAGATGAATTCTATCTTATCAAGCCCAGGCCATTTAGAAACAGTTATCTTACAAAGACAACAATCAATGATAAGAAAGACAGGTAGTAGTGGTCATCATGAAGAAACTTCATTAAGGAAAAGACGGCAAAAGAGTGAATCAATaagtaaaataattagTAATTATAGTGCCGtagatgatattaaatcaGGGAAGattgatttgaataaaCCATTAGCATTGACACAGGAGATTGGTAGAACAAATACACATGTAGGAGAAgatgaatatgaatatgattgtgattatgattatcgtactaatagtaataataataataatgatgatgatgaacaAACTTCACAGGAAAGAATGTTGGAGGAAGGCTTCCCAAACaatactttaaatattcagaaAATTACCACATCCACGTCTAAGAGTAAACACCATAGTAGATTTAAATGGGTATCTAACTCTAAGAGAAGtataaatcattttttcgaaaaatatcatttggGATGgttgaaatatttactcatcaatttcattagaCCTGCCTCATTAGGGACTCTTCTAGGTATGACAGTAGCATTGATTCCATGGGTTCAAGCATTATTTGTCGACACATATGTTCATGTTCATAAGGCACCTGATGGGGAACCAGtattaaactttttaaTTGACTTCACAAGTTATATAGGCAATGCATGCATTCCATTGGGGCTTTTAATGCTGGGAGGAACTATGGCAAGATTGGAGGTAGGATCCTTGCCCAAGGGGTTTCTAATAACAGCTGCAGCAATGACATGCTGCAGATTGATCGTGTTGCCCATTATTGGCATTATTTGGGCCAATAAGTTATACAATATCAATTGGCTAGAAACCCCTGTAAGCAAGTTCGTGATGATCTTAACTTGGTCAATGCCCTCAGCTACTGCACAAGTTTATTTCACTGCTTTCTACACACCAACACACGGAGCTCATGTCCAGCTCGATTGTCTTTCtgtatttttcttgatGCAATATGCAGTTTTGATCATATCATTACCATTTGTAATCACATACACGCTAAAAGTAGATATGAAAATGTAACGTATAATTTCATTTCGTCAAATACCCGTATTTAGATTATGCACATTCTTCTCTTTCTCCTTTATCCTTAACCAGGGTCTATCATATTTAATCagtagttttttttttttttttctcataCACTATGAtatcatttattatcaaaccATCAGATCTGGGGACCACTCTCTCCAAATTAGGAACTAATTGAGCCCAGTCCAACCCTAGCCCCGCACTATCAAACCCTATCACACACACCACGTAGACCTAATATAACCCTATTTAACCCCACTCCTATTTTTCTACGTCATAATTGCCTAATTCGATACTAGagaatttcttttaattatCGGGGTTCCCACATTCTCCTAATTCCTTTTATCATATAATACGTGATTTACCCTCTCGATCCACAAAATAGGAAATATAAGGGAAATGAATATTGACCAATCCGTTTGAAAAACTTAAACTCAATATACCTTTTTTTGGCGATTAATCTATCTGAATAGGAAAGATTTACCCACTGTAATTGCCTGGAAAAGTGAGATCTGGATGGTGAATATTTCCTGAATGGGACACGCTATTTTTTTGTGgataagaaattaattatttattttttaatatattttttggttAAGTAGGATTTGCTCAGAAAGGCTATTTTTTCAGGAAGCATCATTATAAGGTAATTTTTAGATAGGCAGAATAGAGAAAGAGAGGGTCTGTTTTGTGGTACTAGTTACAAGGttgattttattgtttgttttttatttttatttttattattatattttttttttatcacaGAACATTCTGTAAGGATTGGATTAGTAACAACAATTTTAGGATCACTTAACTAAGACAGAGATTTGCAGTGGCctgaatgaaaaattatacatGGTTATTGTGGATGaagtttttgttttattcaGTGGAGAATATTTCattgttttgaaaaaaaaataaattagcatgagataaaagaataaagtaaaaatatattttgccAAGGGACTAGGttctttaatataaatatcgATTCTCTTGtatagttttattattcttgtTTGTactctttcttttttatttaactattatttattttattattctttcCTCTATACAAACATTCAACATCTATATGTGAATTACAAAGATTAAGAGatacatacatacacaTTCCCCTTTAAACATAcgtaaattttttttttaataaacattCAGCATGACTGCTATTACACAAGTTACAAAACCATTGGCAACCACCACACCAGAAGCTTTAATTGCTGCTCAGATGGTTACACCTCAAAGAATCACGAATCTATTGATTGATAAAGGACCTCTTGCGATTCGTCATATCACGCAAGCTTTAGCCATCGATATCCCTCatttcaaagaattatCCTCGTCTAAACAAAGAAGATTGATTATGAGTGCCCTAGAGTCTGGTGATGTGGAAaattttgttatatttaaaaagatCGGTTGGGGTAATTGGTCTGCAAGAAGAGTGCCACAAGTTGAGTTTGT
Proteins encoded in this window:
- the ACS2 gene encoding acetate--CoA ligase ACS2 (similar to Saccharomyces cerevisiae ACS2 (YLR153C); ancestral locus Anc_8.367) is translated as MTMEHKIVREAHEVKPIHAPDHFYKSQPSPGFVDSMEQYLEMYNESINNPEKFFEKMAYDHLDWFRNFTDVKYGSFENGDVAWFLNGELNASYNCIDRHAIKNPNKTALIYEADDEKENQIITYGDLLKQVSQVAGVLKSWGVKKGDTVAVYLPMIPAAVIAMLAIVRLGAIHSVVFAGFSAGSLKDRVVDAGCKVVITCDEGKRGGKSINTKKIVDEGLNGVDSVAKILVFQRTANSGIPMKAGRDFWWHEEIIKQRNYLPPVPCNSEDPLFLLYTSGSTGAPKGIVHTTGGYLLGAALTTKYVFDIHPEDTLFTAGDVGWITGHTYALYGPLLLGCSSIIFESTPGYPDYGRYWRIVERHRATHFYVAPTALRLIKRVGENEIGKYDTSSLRVLGSVGEPISPDLWEWYHEKIGNKNCVVCDTMWQTESGSHLIAPLAGGVPTKPGSATVPFFGIDACIIDPVSGKEMKGNDVAGVLAVRSPWPSMARSVYNDHNRYIETYLKPYPGFYFTGDGAGRDHDGYYWIRGRVDDVVNVSGHRLSTAEIEASLSEHEHVSETAVVGIPDELTGQTVVAFVTLKEGFLNENADIGDPNHLTSEQLRRELILQVRGEIGPFAAPKIIILVRDLPKTRSGKIMRRVLRKVSSNEADQLGDMSTLANPEIVPAIINAVETQYFALKKK
- the TBLA0H01060 gene encoding uncharacterized protein (similar to Saccharomyces cerevisiae YLR152C; ancestral locus Anc_8.366) translates to MSSMSLGTAIYVAVKPILKIYTIIFVGFLLAKYDIVDMHTARGISNMVVNAILPCLTFNKIVSNISWHDIKEIGVIALSGIILFTAGTAFALLINYGTRAPKAWFWGLIFTGLFPNISDLPIAYTQSLNNGTVFTEEQSNKGVAYSCIFLAVQSFLQMNFGLWRMVGFDFKSNGNENNNENSNENRNEDSDTIKGSDDELEAKKRDLFYIDENSLYNDSSRIPTNILEKDESHNTEEMVSDTNSLETESIDSHSNTLTRQQFLNMRPIEYAHFRTSSDMNVYKMNSILSSPGHLETVILQRQQSMIRKTGSSGHHEETSLRKRRQKSESISKIISNYSAVDDIKSGKIDLNKPLALTQEIGRTNTHVGEDEYEYDCDYDYRTNSNNNNNDDDEQTSQERMLEEGFPNNTLNIQKITTSTSKSKHHSRFKWVSNSKRSINHFFEKYHLGWLKYLLINFIRPASLGTLLGMTVALIPWVQALFVDTYVHVHKAPDGEPVLNFLIDFTSYIGNACIPLGLLMLGGTMARLEVGSLPKGFLITAAAMTCCRLIVLPIIGIIWANKLYNINWLETPVSKFVMILTWSMPSATAQVYFTAFYTPTHGAHVQLDCLSVFFLMQYAVLIISLPFVITYTLKVDMKM